In Staphylococcus lloydii, the following proteins share a genomic window:
- a CDS encoding alanine racemase has translation MTAIWSVDKQTFLNNVQTVKQQNNIMAVVKNNAYHYGLEFAVEQFLKAGINTFSTTSLKEAIRVRKIAPNATIFLMNAVYEFEELRTYNIEMTLPSLAYYYEHYEDLAGIKIHLEYENLLHRSGLKNINEIIEVLEHHHNNTHSEKMIINGLWTHFGYADEFGVPDYEQEKAAWLQVVDIVLAAGYSFNMIHAQNSASYYREDGILPQHTHARIGIALYGSRPYSTVAEQEIVQSLTVKGNVIQIREVQQGQYCGYSFAFEAVKDNTKLAVVDIGYGDGILKARAQHEAIINGKRYPIRALMMSHMFVEVDDTINAQDEVILYNNDIRVDEFTFKGVGANSEQLSAMNHDSLIKEYR, from the coding sequence ATGACAGCAATTTGGTCGGTAGATAAACAAACTTTTTTAAACAATGTCCAAACTGTTAAACAACAAAATAACATAATGGCAGTTGTTAAAAATAACGCCTATCATTATGGATTAGAATTTGCAGTGGAGCAATTTTTAAAAGCAGGTATTAATACTTTTAGCACAACCTCTTTAAAAGAAGCAATTAGAGTGAGAAAAATCGCGCCAAATGCAACTATATTTTTAATGAATGCAGTATATGAATTTGAAGAGTTAAGAACGTACAATATTGAAATGACCTTACCTTCTCTAGCGTATTATTACGAGCATTATGAAGATTTAGCTGGTATTAAAATTCATTTAGAATATGAGAATTTACTACATCGTTCTGGCTTAAAAAATATTAATGAAATCATTGAAGTATTGGAACATCATCACAATAATACGCATTCAGAGAAAATGATTATTAATGGTTTGTGGACTCACTTCGGTTATGCTGATGAATTTGGGGTGCCTGATTATGAACAAGAAAAGGCTGCATGGCTACAGGTTGTAGATATTGTACTTGCTGCAGGTTATTCATTTAATATGATACACGCTCAAAATAGTGCAAGTTACTACCGTGAGGACGGTATACTACCTCAACATACGCATGCAAGAATAGGAATTGCGTTATATGGTTCTAGACCGTATAGTACGGTAGCCGAACAAGAAATTGTTCAATCTTTAACCGTAAAAGGTAACGTCATTCAAATTAGAGAAGTTCAACAAGGACAATATTGTGGTTATAGTTTTGCTTTTGAAGCAGTAAAAGATAACACTAAGCTTGCAGTAGTCGATATTGGTTATGGCGACGGGATATTAAAAGCACGTGCTCAGCATGAGGCAATCATAAATGGTAAGCGATATCCAATTAGAGCTTTAATGATGAGTCATATGTTTGTAGAAGTTGACGATACGATAAATGCACAAGACGAAGTAATACTATATAATAATGATATACGTGTCGATGAATTTACGTTTAAAGGTGTGGGGGCAAACTCAGAACAATTAAGCGCAATGAACCATGATTCATTAATAAAGGAGTATAGATAA
- a CDS encoding M20 metallopeptidase family protein — translation MNEQEFVTKHRRYLHQHPELSLHEFETTKYIASFLDELGVTYERPLETGLIAYLPGKGDKTIAFRADIDALPIFEENDVDYRSLNDNVMHACGHDGHTTALMLFVRRCKEWSDQGQLPQNVVFIFQPAEETGGGANRLIKANAFENYPIEAVFGIHVMPFVEEGSVAIRDEEITASATEYRFYLNGLSSHVADKEQGHSCGEALQHVLSQVGNIQQYHLNGLKRNIVHMGRFEAGEAINTVPSNGYLEGTIRTYDENDLAIVKEQMLKIADSVKTLFNVECEVDFAEGYPPTYNSPKLRNNVEHALKNAELKVIDKTTPYLFGEDFSFYSQLAPSYFVFVGTKDEAKGYVTGLHTAHLNFNEYMLIKVADYYQQILFNYDEV, via the coding sequence ATGAATGAACAAGAATTTGTAACTAAACATAGACGTTATCTACATCAACATCCCGAGTTAAGTTTACATGAATTTGAAACGACAAAATACATTGCCTCTTTTTTAGATGAACTAGGCGTAACGTATGAACGCCCTTTAGAAACAGGATTAATTGCCTACCTACCTGGTAAAGGTGATAAAACAATTGCTTTCCGTGCTGACATAGACGCCCTTCCTATTTTTGAAGAAAACGATGTTGATTATAGAAGTTTGAATGATAACGTTATGCACGCATGTGGACATGATGGTCATACAACTGCGTTAATGTTATTTGTTCGTCGTTGTAAGGAATGGTCAGATCAAGGACAATTGCCTCAAAATGTAGTATTTATTTTTCAACCAGCTGAAGAAACTGGTGGCGGTGCCAATAGATTAATCAAAGCTAATGCATTTGAAAACTACCCTATCGAAGCTGTATTTGGTATTCATGTAATGCCATTTGTTGAGGAAGGTTCAGTTGCAATTCGAGACGAGGAAATTACAGCAAGTGCTACAGAATATCGTTTTTATTTAAACGGTTTATCAAGTCATGTAGCCGATAAAGAGCAAGGTCATTCTTGTGGTGAGGCACTACAACATGTTTTATCTCAGGTCGGTAATATTCAACAATACCATTTAAACGGATTGAAAAGAAATATCGTACATATGGGTCGATTCGAAGCTGGTGAAGCTATTAACACTGTCCCTAGTAATGGCTATTTAGAAGGTACAATACGTACTTACGATGAAAATGACTTGGCCATTGTCAAAGAACAAATGCTTAAAATAGCTGATAGTGTTAAAACCCTATTTAATGTTGAATGTGAAGTAGACTTTGCTGAAGGCTATCCACCTACGTATAATAGCCCTAAATTAAGAAATAACGTAGAACATGCATTGAAAAATGCTGAATTAAAAGTTATAGATAAAACAACGCCTTATTTGTTCGGTGAAGATTTTAGTTTCTATAGTCAATTAGCACCTAGTTATTTTGTGTTTGTTGGAACTAAAGATGAAGCTAAAGGTTATGTAACAGGCTTACATACTGCACATTTAAATTTTAATGAATATATGCTAATTAAAGTCGCTGATTATTATCAACAAATACTATTTAATTATGATGAGGTGTAA
- the dapD gene encoding 2,3,4,5-tetrahydropyridine-2,6-dicarboxylate N-acetyltransferase, whose translation MVQNLSAEEIIQYISDAKKSTPLKVYANGDFANTTFPESFKVFGSENSKVIFCEADEWKTFYDNNQSSIEELEIEMDRRNSAIPLKDLTNTNARIEPGAFIREQATIEDGAVVMMGATINIGAVVGEGTMIDMNATLGGRATTGKNVHVGAGSVLAGVIEPPSASPVIIEDDVLIGANAVILEGVTVGQGAIVAAGAIVTQDVPAGAVVAGTPAKVIKQTSEVEDSKREIVSALRNLNN comes from the coding sequence ATGGTACAAAATTTATCAGCAGAAGAAATTATTCAATATATTAGTGACGCAAAAAAATCAACACCTTTAAAAGTATATGCTAACGGCGACTTTGCAAATACAACTTTCCCAGAATCATTTAAAGTTTTCGGTTCAGAAAATTCAAAAGTAATCTTTTGTGAAGCGGATGAATGGAAAACATTTTACGACAATAACCAAAGCAGCATTGAAGAATTAGAAATTGAAATGGATCGTCGTAATTCAGCTATCCCATTAAAAGACTTAACAAACACAAACGCTCGAATTGAGCCGGGTGCATTCATTAGAGAGCAAGCTACTATTGAAGATGGTGCCGTCGTAATGATGGGCGCTACAATTAATATTGGTGCTGTTGTTGGTGAAGGAACAATGATTGATATGAACGCTACATTAGGTGGTAGAGCTACGACAGGTAAAAATGTACACGTTGGTGCTGGTTCAGTACTAGCAGGTGTTATTGAACCGCCTAGTGCTTCTCCAGTAATCATTGAAGACGATGTATTAATTGGTGCTAACGCAGTAATTCTTGAAGGTGTTACAGTTGGACAAGGTGCAATTGTTGCAGCTGGTGCAATCGTAACGCAAGACGTACCTGCAGGTGCTGTCGTAGCTGGTACACCAGCAAAAGTAATTAAACAAACGAGTGAAGTAGAAGATTCAAAACGTGAAATTGTATCTGCTTTAAGAAACTTAAATAACTAA
- the dapB gene encoding 4-hydroxy-tetrahydrodipicolinate reductase has protein sequence MKILLIGYGAMNERVARLAEEKGHEITGVVVRDSSKSYPYPTFDKISEATEADVAIDFSNPELLLPLLDDSFELPLVIATTGEKETIISKLEELSKRMPVFFSANMSYGVHALTKILEAAVPLLQDYDIELTEAHHNKKVDAPSGTLVKLYDVIKSLRDQTTPVYDRHENTEKRKPEEIGIHAKRGGTIVGEHEVLFAGIDETIEITHRAQSKDIFANGAISAAERLINKSNDFYTFDNL, from the coding sequence ATGAAGATACTCCTAATCGGTTATGGCGCTATGAATGAACGTGTAGCAAGGTTAGCTGAAGAAAAAGGTCATGAAATTACGGGTGTTGTAGTTAGGGATAGTAGTAAATCATATCCCTACCCCACCTTTGATAAAATTTCAGAAGCAACCGAAGCTGATGTAGCCATTGATTTCTCAAATCCTGAATTATTATTACCATTATTAGACGATTCTTTTGAACTACCTTTAGTTATTGCAACTACTGGTGAAAAAGAAACGATTATTAGTAAATTAGAAGAATTAAGTAAACGTATGCCTGTATTCTTTAGTGCAAATATGAGTTATGGCGTACATGCGCTTACTAAAATTTTAGAAGCAGCAGTTCCACTCTTACAAGATTATGATATTGAATTGACTGAAGCACATCATAATAAAAAAGTAGACGCACCGAGTGGTACATTAGTTAAACTATACGACGTAATTAAATCGTTAAGAGATCAAACGACGCCGGTCTATGACCGCCATGAAAACACAGAAAAAAGAAAGCCAGAAGAAATTGGCATTCATGCTAAACGTGGTGGTACTATAGTAGGTGAACATGAAGTATTATTTGCTGGCATCGATGAAACAATCGAAATTACCCATCGTGCACAGTCAAAAGATATTTTTGCTAATGGAGCCATTAGTGCAGCAGAAAGATTAATCAACAAGTCAAATGACTTCTATACATTTGATAATTTATAA